GCCCCGGCGCTGGATGCGGACGCCCTTGGGGCCGAGGGTGGTGACCCGGGTGGTGACGCGCTCCAGGATCTCGTCCGAGGACCAGCCGGTCTTGGACTCGATCAGGGCGGCCTCGTACTCGTTGGTGAAGAGGTAGGCCGCGCCGTCGACGATCTCCCGGATGTCGTCGCCCTCCAGGCGGGCGAGCTGCTGGGAGGGGTCGGCGGCGAAGGCGTAGCCGCGGGTGCGGCACTCCTGGGTGTGGCGCACCATCGCGGCCGGGTCGTCCGCGCCGATCAGCACCAGGTCGAGGCCGCCGACCCGGTCGGCGATCGGCTTGAGCTCGATGTTGCGGGCTTCGACCATCGCGCCGGTGTAGAAGGACGCGATCTGGTTGTGGTCCTGGTCGGTGGTGCACATGAACCGGGCGGTGTGCCGGGTCTCCGAGATGTGCACCGAGTCGGTGTCCACGCCGTGCCGGTCGAGCCAGCTGCGGTACTCGGCGAAGTCGCCGCCGGCCGCGCCGACCAGGACGGGGCGCAGGCCGAGGACGCCCATGCCGAAGGCGATGTTGGGGCCCACCCCGCCGCGGCGGATGTCCAGGGTGTCGACCAGGAAGGAGAGCGACACCGTGTGCAGCTGCTCGGGCACCAGCTGGTCGGAGAAGCGTCCGGGGAAGGTCGTCAGGTGGTCGGTGGCGATCGAGCCGGCGACGGCGATGCGCACGGGGTCTCCTCTGGCGGCCCGGCAGTGGCCGGAGCTGGGGGCAACAACCCGCCTACGGTACCGGCCCGACCGGGTGCTACCGAGCGGTAGGGCTGTCTTCCGGCCGCAGGTCGGCCTAGGGTCGCCAGTACGGGGGCCGGACGCGGCCCCCGTCCAGGTCCGCGGCAGCGTGGCCGCGGCACGGCGATCGGAGCTGGGTAGCCATGGTGATCGATCACTCCTCCGGGTGGCGGCCGGGCCGCCGCCGCGACGACGCCGACGCCGAGTCGCTGGCCGAACTGCTGGACTCCTCGCGCCGATTGGGCCGGTTCTGGCCGGTCGCCGGACCGCTCCCGACGGTGTCGGCCCCGGCCGTAACGCGGGTGCGGGTGCCGATCGAGGCGCGCCGGGTGGTGGCGGGCATGCCGGAGTACGGCGGATAGGCCCGCTCCTCCGGCTCCGGCCGGAACCGGTTTCCTCCGGGGCACGTCAAACCGGCGCGGTACCGCTCACCGCGGCGCCGCACGACCCTCGGGAGGAACGCAGATCATGGACGAGAGCACCGCAGCCGTCCCCACCAAGGCTCCGCACCCGCGCCGGGCCGCCGCCGCGCTGTTCGGCGCGGCCCTCGCGGCCGGCCTGCTGACCGCGTGCGGCGGCTCGGGTTCGCCCGCCACCGCCACGGCCCCCGTCAGCGCCACCGCCACCGCCTCGCCGAGTGCGAGCCCGTCCGCGAGCAGCGACCCCGGCTCGGCGTCCGCCTCCGCCCCCGCGAGCCCGTCGGCGAGCGCCAGCCCGCAGCCCTCGGCGGCCCAGCCGACCACGCCGGGGATAGCCGTCGGCGAGCGCCCGCCGACCGCCGTGAAGATCCCGCGACCGGGTACCGGCAGGACGGTCCGACCCAGCTGACAGTGTTCTTCACCGCCGGGATCTGCGACAAGTACGGGGTCCGGGTCGAGGAGGCCGCCCCGCCGGTGGTGAAGCTGCGGGTGGTGGTCACCCAGACCGCGGAGCCGGGCAAGGCGTGCCCGCAGCTGGTCAAGGAGCAGCAGGCGACCGTCACCCTGCCCGGGCCGATGACCGGCGGCGGCGTGGTGGACACCGCGACGGGCGAGCAGGTGCCCGTACAGAGCGGCGTCGCGGGCGGCGACCCGCGCTGACCGCCGCCGGAACGCTTCCGGAACGCTTCCGGAACGCCGCGAGGGCGGCTCCCCGCGCTGGGGGAGCCGCCCTCGGCGTGTGCGTGCCGGGCCTCGGCGCGGGGCCTAGCTGAACGAGTCGCCGCAGGCGCAGGAGCCGGTGGCGTTCGGGTTGTCGATCGTGAAGCCCTGCTTCTCGATGGTGTCCACGAAGTCGACGGTGGCGCCGCCCAGGTAGGGGGCGCTCATCCGGTCGGTGACGACCTTGACACCGTTGAAGTCCTTGACGACGTCGCCGTCCAGCGAACGCTCGTCGAAGAACAGCTGGTAACGCAGGCCCGAGCAGCCGCCGGGCTGCACGGCGACGCGCAGCGCGAGGTCGTCGCGGCCTTCCTGCTCCAGCAGGCCCTTGACCTTGCCCGCGGCGGCGTCGGTGAGGAGAATGCCACTCTCGACGGTGGTCTCGTCCTGGACGGTCATGCTTACTCCCGGTCTGTGACGACTGTGATCCGCCAGTGCCAACCAGCGGCCTCCCGGATTCATTTCCGGAAGGTGGTGCGTTCGGGGGACATTTTTCGTCGCCCACTCCCCCACGCACCCCATGCTCGCACACCGGGCCGGGCGGGTCACCGCCCACTTCGGCAAACCGCTACCGCCCGCGCACCGGGCGCAGCAGGATGTGACGGGTGATCATTCGTCAGCTCAGGAACACCGCCGCCGACGCCGAGGCCGTCCAACGGGTCTCCCGCGCCGCGTTCCGCGATCTCGACGGCCGGCCGCAGGACGATCCCGACCGGCCCGGCGACGCGGCCCACCGGGTCCGGGCGCTGGCCCGGGCCCGGCACCTCGCGGTGACGGACCCGGACGGGTGCTGGATCGCCGAGCAGGACGGCGAGGCCGTCGGGGTGGCGCTGTCGCTGCGCCGCGAGGGCGTGTGGGTGCTGCCGCTGTTCGTGGTGCTGCCCTCCGCGCAGGGGCGGGGGGTGGGGCGGCTGCTGCTGGAACGGGCCGCGGCGTACGGGCGGGGCTGCCTGCGCGGGATGCTGTGCGCCTCGCCGTCGCCGGCCGCGGCCCGCCGGTACCGGGCGGCCGGGTTCACGCTGTACCCCACGATGCGGCTGGCCGGGCGGGTCGACCGGGAACGGCTGCTCGACCCCGGCGACATCCCGGTGCACCCGGGCGGCGCGGCGCACCTGCACCTGCTCGACTCGGTGGACCGCCGGTTGCGGGGCGCGGCGCACGGCCCCGACCACCCGTTCATGCTGGCCCACTTCGAGGAGCTGCTGATCGCCGACACCCTGGCCGGCACCGGCTACTGCTACCGGGACGGCGGCACCGTGCAGCTGCTGGCCGCGACCTCGAAGCGGATCGCGGCCCGGCTGCTGCGCGAGGCGCTGGCCCGGGTCCCGGCGGAGCAGGAGGCCGCGGTCTCCTTCCTGACCGCCGAACAGGAGTGGGCCCTGGACGTCGGCCTCGACCTGGGCCTCTCCGTCACCAACCGCGGCTACCTGGCGCTGCGCGGCATGCGGCCCCCGGCGCCGTACATCCCCAACGGGGGCTACCTGTAGGCGTCCGGGAAGGGCCCGCGGGGGCCTCGGAGGGGCCCGCGGGACCCGCTCACTCCATCGTGGCGAGGATCTCCTCGACCATCTCCATGGTCGTGCCCGGGTGCAGGAAGGCGAAGCGGGCGACCGTCTCGCCGTCCCAGCCGGTGGGGGTGACGAAGCCGACCTGGTCGGCGAGGAGCTGCCGGGACCAGCGGTAGTAGTCGTCGTGGGTCCAGCCCTTGCGGCGGAAGCAGACGGCGGAGAGCTGGGGGTCGTGGAGCAGTTCGAGGTGCGCGCTGTCGCGGATGAGCCGCGCGGTGTCGCGGGCGAGGCGCAGGCCGGCCTCGATGGCGTCGGTGTAGGCCTGGACGCCGTGGACGGCGAGCGAGAACCAGAGCGGGAGGCCGCGGGCGCGGCGGGTGAGGTGGTAGGCGTAGTCGGTGGGGTTCCACTCGTCGCCCTCGGTGTGCAGGACGTCGAGGTAGGAGGCGTCCTGGGTGTGGACGGCGCGGGCCAGGCGCGGTTCGCGGTAGAGCAGGGCGGCGCAGTCGAACGGGGCGAACAGCCACTTGTGCGGGTCGACGACGAAGCTGTCGGCGTGCTCGATGCCGTCGTAGCGCGCGCGGACGGAGGGGGCGAAGAGCCCGGCGCCGCCGTAGGCGCCGTCGACGTGGAACCAGAGGCCGTGCTCGCGGGCGACCTCGGCGATGCCGGCGAGGTCGTCGACGATGCCCTCGTTGGTGGTGCCGCCGGTGCCGACCACGGCGATGACTGTCTCGGGGTGCGGGTCGGCGGCGAGGGCGGCGCGCAGGGCGGGGCCGGTGAGGCGGCGGTCGACGGCGGGGACGGGGAAGGCTTCGACGCCGATGATGTTGAAGGTGTTCTTGACCGAGGAGTGCACCTGGTCGGCGACGGCGATCCGCAGCCGGGCCTCGGGGCCGACGCCAAGGCGGCGGCGGGCGGTGTCGCGGGCGACGACCAGCGCGGAGAGGTTGCCGGCCGAGCCGCCGGAGACGAAGGTGCCGCCGGCGCTCGCGGGGAGGCCGGCCCGGTCCGCTATCAGGCGCAGCACCTGGTTCTCGGCGGCGATCGCGCCGGCCGCCTCCAGCCAGGAGATGCCCTGGAGGGAGGCGCAGGAGACCACCATGTCGAAGAGCAGCGCGGCCTTGGTGGGGGCGCAGGGGATGAAGGAGAGGTAGCGCGGGCTGTCGGCGGAGATGACGGCGCGGGAGAGCTCGTGGTCGTAGAGCTTGAGCACGTCGGCGGGGTCGTTGCCGTGGTCGTTCAGCAGTCCGGCGAGGGCCTGGCGCAGGTGGGTGCCGTCGCCCGGGTGGTCGAGCGGGACGGGGTCGTACTGCAGGCGTTCGCGCATGTAGTCGAAGACGAGGTCGACCAGCTCGTTGTCCGGCTTGTGCATGCGGTCGGGGGCTGCGTACACGGGTGTCCTCTTCGCTGCGGGCGGTGCTGGGGGCGTGATCAGCGTAGGCAGCGGGGGTGGGCGGGCGCGCGTCGGAACGCGGCCGTCCGGGGCCGGTTTCCTGCGTGTTCGGGCGGGGGCGCGCAGGAAAGCTGCGTCAGATGAGCTGGGAGAGGACGACGGAGGAGCGGCTGCGCTGGACGCCGGGTTCCTTGCGGATGCGCTCGATGACGGCTTCCAGGTGGCGGGTGTCGGCGGCGCGCAGGTGGACCAGGGCGTCGGGGTCGCCGGTGACCGTCCAGGCGGCGGCGACCTCGGGGAACTGGCGCAACGAGGCGAGCAGTTCCTCGGGCGAGGTGCGGGGGCGGCAGTAGACCTCGACGAAGGCCTCGGTGCGCCAGCCGAGCAGGGCGGGGTCGAGGACGACGGTGAAGCCGCGGACCGCGCCGCGCGCCCGCAGCCGGTCGATCCGGCGGCGGACGGCGGTGGCGGAGAGGTTGGTGAGCAGTCCGATCTCGGCGTAGGAGGCGCGGCCGTCGCGGCTGAGGTGTTCGAGCAGCAGGCGGTCGGTGTCGTCGAGGGCCGGCCCGTCCGGCCGGACGGGCCCGAGGTCGGACGGCCGGTGGGTGCGCATGGCGGGGCTCCACGGTGGTGCGGGTGAGGGTGGTGAGCCGTGGGGGAACGACTCTGCGGAGCCCATTGTCGCGGACGGCCGGAACCGGGTCAGTCCACCAGCAGGACGATCTTGCCGCGGGTGCGGCCCTCGGCGTTGAGGGCCTGGGCGGAGGCGGCCTGGGCGAGCGGGAAGGTGGAGGCCACCGGGACGGTGAGCAGGCCCTCCTCGGCGAGCCGGGCGACGGCGGCGAGGTCCTCGTGGTCGGGGCGGGTGAAGACGTAGCGTCCGCCGCGGGCGGTGACGGTGTAGTCGACCGTGGAGGCGATCCGGGCGGGGTCCTCGAGCAGGCCGAGGGAGACCTCGACGGCGTCGCCGCCGATCAGGTCGAGCGCGGCGTCGACGCCCTCGGGGGCCAGCGCGCGGACCCGGTCGGCGAGGCCGGGGCCGTACTCGACGGGTTCGACGCCCAGGCCGCGCAGGAAGGTGTGGTTGTGCTCCCCGGCGGTGCCGATGACCCGGGCGCCGAGGGCGGTGGCGACCTGGCAGGCGATCGAGCCGACGCCGCCGGCCGCGGCGTGGATCAGCACGGTCTCGCCGCGGCGCAGTCCGAGCGCCCCGACCAGGGACTGCTGGGCGGTGAGCCCGGCCAGCGGCAGTCCGCCGGCCTCGGCCCAGTCGAGGGCGGCGGGTTTGCGGGCCAGGGTGCGGACGGGGGCGGCGACGAGTTCGGCGTAGGTGCCGCTCTCGACGACGTCCTTGCGGACGTAGCCGATCACCTCGTCGCCGGGGGCGTACTCGGTGACGGCGCCGCCGACGGCCTGGACGGTGCCGGCCAGGTCGAAGCCCATGACCAGCGGGAAGTGGGAGTCGAGGACGCCGTCGAGGTGTCCTTCGCGGATCTTCCAGTCGACGGGGTTGACGCCGACCGCTCGGGTGCGGACGAGTACGGTGTCGGGGCCGACCTTCGGGTCGGGGAGCTCGGTGTACTCGACCACGTCGGGGCCGCCGTAGCGGTTGATCACGATTGCCTTCATGGGTCCAGCCAACCGGAGGGTACGGCGGGTCCTCGCGTCGGAAGCATCCATCCTGGTGAGCGGTTCTCGTCACATCGACAGGACGGCCATCGTCAGGCTGACGAGAACCGGTTATCATAGATAGCGTCAGATAGACGAGAAGGCTGGTGTCAATCCGGCCGCACCTGGAGGGCAGCCGCCCGTGACCACCACCACCGAAACCTACGGCGTGGACCCCACCCCTTCGCCGCTCGCCCTGCTGCTGCTCGGCCGGGAGGCCGACCCGAACAGCGAGCGCGGCGTGGAGTGCCCCGGCGACCTGCCCGCCGCCTCCGACCCGGACCTGGTGGCGCGCGCCCGCGCCGCGAAGGAGAAGCTCGGCGACCGGGTCTTCATCCTGGGCCACCACTACCAGCGCGACGAGGTGATCGAGTTCGCCGACGTCACCGGTGACTCCTTCAAGCTGGCCCGGGACGCGGCGGCCCGCCCGGAGGCCGAGTACATCGTGTTCTGCGGCGTGCACTTCATGGCCGAGTCCGCGGACATCCTCACCTCCGACCGCCAGCGGGTCGTCCTGCCGGACCTCGCGGCCGGCTGCTCGATGGCCGACATGGCCACCGCCGAGCAGGTCGCCGAGTGCTGGGACGTGCTGACCGAGGCGGGCGTCGCGGACGTCACCGTGCCGGTGTCGTACATGAACTCCTCGGCCGACATCAAGGCGTTCACCGGCAAGCACGGCGGCACCATCTGCACCTCCTCCAACGCGGAGCGAGCCCTGGAGTGGGCCTTCGAGCAGGGGGAGAAGGTGCTGTTCCTGCCGGACCAGCACCTGGGCCGCAACACCGCGGTGCTGCAGATGGGCCTCTCGCTGGACGACTGCGTGCTCTACAACCCGCACAAGCCCAACGGCGGCCTGACCGCCGAGCAGCTGCGGGACGCCAAGATGATCCTGTGGCGCGGCCACTGCTCGGTGCACGGCCGGTTCAGCGTGGAGTCGGTGGACGAGGTCCGGGCGCGCATTCCCGGCGTGACCGTGCTGGTGCACCCGGAGTGCCGGCACGAGGTGGTCACCGCCGCCGACATGGTGGGTTCGACCGAGTACATCATCAAGGCGCTGGACGCCGCCGAGCCCGGCTCGAAGTGGGCGATCGGCACCGAGCTGAACCTGGTCCGCCGGCTCGCCAAGGCGCACCCGGACAAGGAGGTCGTCTTCCTCGACCGCACCGTGTGCTTCTGCTCGACCATGAACCGGATCGACCTGCCGCACCTGGTCTGGGCGCTGGAGTCGCTGGTCGAGGGCCGGGTGCCGAACGTGATCACGGTGGACGCCGAGACCGAGAAGCACGCCAAGGCCGCGCTGGACCGGATGCTGGCCCTGCCGTAACGATCCGCCCCCGGCACCGCCCCCGGCCACGGGCCCGTCCCCGGGCTCGGACCGGGAGAGGGCGGGCACCCCTTCCGGGGTGCCCGCCCTCTCGTCACGTGTGGCGCCCGAACTACTCCGGGAGGCCGGGGATCAGGCCGTCGCCCTCGTCCCGCAGCAACTCGCGGACCTGCTCCAGGGACGACTCGGCGTCCGGCAGGATCAGGTCCGACGGCTCCAGCGACTCCGGCGCGAGCGGCGTGCCGACCTCCCGGACGGCCGCGAGCAGGTTGCCCAGCGCCGCCCTGAAGGCCGCCTCGTCGCCCGCCTCGACGGCCTGGAGCAGCTCGTCGTCCAGCTGGTTCAGCCGGTTCAGGTCGCCCTCGGCGACCTCGAACTGCCCCTCACCCAAGACCCGCATGATCATGCTGGTGCGTCTCCCCTGCTACCGGGCTCACTTGTTGTAGTTGATGGTGGGCGGCGGGGTGTCGTTCTTCCCCTGCTCGATCGCCTGCGGCTGGGCGGCGGGGTGCCGCCGGTCAGCTCGGCCTTCATCCGGGCCAGCTCCAGCTCGACGTCGCTGCCGCCGGCCACCCGCTCCAGCTCGGCCTCGATGTCGTCCTTGCGGCCGAGGCCGCTGGCGTCGTCGAGCGCGCCGGAGGCCAGCAGCTCGTCGATCGCGCCCGCCCGGGCCTGCATCTGCGCGGTCTTGTCCTCCGCGCGCTGGATCGCCAGGCCGACGTCGCCCATCTCCTCGGAGATGCCGGAGAAGGACTCGGCGATCCGGGTCTGCGCCTGGGCGGCGGTGTAGGTGGCCTTGATGGTCTCCTTCTTGGTGCGGAAGGCGTCCACCTTGGCCTGGAGGCGCTGGGAGGCCAGGGTGAGCTTCTCCTCCTCCCCCTGCAGGGCCTGGTACTGCGTCTCCAGATCGGTGATCTGGGACTGCAGGTTGGCCTTGCGGCTGAGCGCCTCGCGGGCCAGGTCCTCGCGGCCGAGGGATAGCGCCTTGCGGCCCTGGTCCTCGTACTTGGAGGACTGCTGCTGGAGCTGGGTCAGCTGGAGCTCCAGGCGCTTGCGGGAGGTGGCCACGTCGGCGACGCCCCTGCGCACCTTCTGCAGCAGTTCCAGCTGCTTCTGGTAGGAGTAGTCGAGCGTTTCGCGCGGGTCCTCCGCCCGGTCCAAGGCCTTGTTCGCCTTGGAGCGGAAGATCAGCCCCATACGCTTCATGATTCCGTCGCTCATGGGCCTCGATAGCCCCCTTCTTCGGGCCTGGGTTTGCGTCTCGTGACAGGTCGAGTGTATGCGCGGCACGGTCCCCGGCGCAGTGCACCAGCCTGCAACAATGCTGCTACGGCGGAGGCCCGTTCGGCATCGTCCTCAGGATCGATATCGGTTCGCGTCCGGGGGCGCGCCGGAAAGCGGCCGGTCAACCCGTACGCTGGGAGTGTGTTTCGACGCCGCTCTGATGAATCCGCCGCCTCCTCCTCCACCGTCACCCTGACGAAGGAGGACGAGAGGACGTCCCGCGACCCGCAGGCCCCCAAGGGCCGGCCCACGCCCAAGCGCAGTGAGGCCGAGGCCAACCGGAAGACCCGGGTCACCGTTCCCAAGGACCGCAAGGAGGCCGCCAAGCAGGCCCGCGAGCGGATGCGCGCGGAGCGCGAGAAGCAGCGCACCGCGCTGCTGGAGGGCGACGAGCGCGCCCTGCCGCCGCGCGACAAGGGGCCGGTGCGGCGCTACGTCCGCGACTTCATCGACTCCCGCTGGGCCGCGGCCGAGTTCTTCCTGCCGTACGCGGTGGTGGTGCTGGTGCTCAGCATCACCCGGGTCAACTACCTGCAGCTGCTCTCCACGCTGCTGTTCCTGGTCTTCTTCGTGGTGGTCATCCTGGACTTCGTCCGGATCGGCCTCCAGCTGCGCAAGGGCCTGGCCCAGCGCTTCCCGGACGGGGACACCCGCGGCGCCGTGATGTACGGCCTGATGCGCACCCTGCAGATGCGCCGGCTGCGGCTACCCAAGCCGATGGTCAAGCGGGGCGAGCGGCCCTGACCGCGGAAGCCGTCCCGCCGTACTGGGCCCCGCCCGCGCAACCGCCGGTCGGGGCCTTCGGTGCACCTGGCATCCCGGCGCAGCACGGGTACGGGGCGCCGCAGGGGCGGCACGGGCGGCTGCCGGCCCGCGGCGGGCCGTACCACAGCGGGGCCGGCGAGTGGCTGGAGCGGCACGGCGGGCTGCACAACCTGGTCCGCCAGGAGCTGGTCACCCGCCAGCTCGCCGAGCAGCTCACCCGGGGCGTCGCGCTGCGGGTGCTGGACGTGGGCTGCGCCGAGGGCACCCAGGCGCTGCGGCTGGCCCGGGCCGGGCACTTCGTCACCGGCATAGACCCCGACCCGGCCACCCTGGGCCTGGCGCACCAGGCGCTGGCGGCCGAGCCGCCGGAGGTCCGCGAGCGCGTCCAGCTGCTCACCGGCGACGGCCACCAGGTCGGGCGCTGGTTCGGGCCGCGCAGCTTCGACCTGGTGCTCTGCCACGGCACCCTGATGTACCTGCCGGACCCGGACCCGATGCTGGCCTCGGTGGCCCGCATCCTGGCCCCCGGCGGCCTGCTCTCGCTGCTGGTCCGCAACGGCGACGCGCTGGCCATGCGGCCCGGGCTGACCGGCGACTGGCGGGCCTGCCAGGAGTCCTTCGACTCCACCCGGTACACCAACCGCCTGGGTCTGCCCGCCCGGGCCGACCGGCTGGCCGAGCTCTCCGGCACGCTGTCCGGCTTCGCCGTCCCGGTCCGGCACTGGTACGGGGTGCGGGTGTTCACCGACACCATGCCGGACGAGGCCGCCCCGGTCGACGGCCGGCAGCTGGGCCAGCTGCTGGACGCCGAGGAGCGGGCCGGCAAGCAGGACCCGTACCGGCGCGTCGCCGCGCTGCTGCACGTCGTCGCCGAGAAGTGACCGGGGAGGTCACCCGGGCAGCGGCCGGGGCCGCTGACGGAGGCCGTTGACGGGGGCGCCGACGGGGGCCGCCGGCGGGGCGGCTGACGGCGCGTCAGCCTTCGTGCAGGCTCATCGGGTAGATGTCCTGCCCGTCCTCGACCAGGACCACCCGGTCCACCCCGTCCTCCAGCAGCGTCTTCCACTCCTCGCCGACCCAGGACTCGGCGTCGCCCTGGCTGGAGAACTCCTCGGCCCCGTTCGCCGGCTCCACCACGGTGCCGTCGTTCTTCTCGTACCGCCAGGTCCACACCATGCCGGGCTCCTCCGCGAGTCGTGCCACTGGGGTTGTGACGGTAGCGTGCCCACCCCGCGAGGGGGCGAAGCTCCGTCCGGCAGGATGATCGCATGGCACTCCCCCGCACCCTGCTCCTCGGCGGCGCCCGCTCCGGCAAGTCCACCCATGCCGAGCGGCTGCTCGCCGACCGCTCCGACGTGCTGTACGTGGCCACCTCCGGGCACCGGGACGGCGACGCCGACTGGGCCCGGCGGGTCGACCTGCACCGGGCCCGGCGGCCGGCCTCCTGGCGGACCGCCGAGACCTGCGCGCTGGAGGCGGTGCTCGCGGACCGGGACGACCCGGCGCCGGTGCTGATCGACTGCCTGGCGCTCTGGCTGACCGCCGTCATGGACGAGCACCGGGCCTGGGAGGACGAGGTGTGGCTGGACGGGGGGCAGCGGGCCGTCGAGGAGCGCTGCGCGGCGCTGGCGGCGGCCTGGGCCGAAAGCGGGCGGGAGGTGGTCGCGGTCTCCAACGAGGTGGGGATGGGCGTGGTGCCCGCCACCGCGTCCGGACGGCGCTTCCGGGACACCCTCGGCCGGCTCAACATGGCGGTGGCCGACGCCTCCGAACAGGTGCTGCTGGTGGTCGCCGGACAGGTGCTGACCATCAAAGCGGTGTCCGTGTAGATTGCCGAGCGATGGACACCACCGTGGATCTCGACACTTTCTCCTCGCTCGTCGAGCGGCCCGACGAGGGTGCGCGGCGCGGCGCCGAGGAGCGCTGGCAGCACCTGGCCATGCCGCGCGGCGGCCTGGGCCGGCTCCAGGAGCTGGGGGCCTGGCTGGCGTCCGCCCAGGGCGAGGCCCCGGTCCGCCCGCTGACCGGCGCCCGGGTGCTGCTGTTCGCCGCCGACCACGGCGTCGCCTCGCTCGGCGTCTCCACCCTGGACGCCCGCGGCGGCACCGCCGACCGGGTCCGCGCCGTGCTGGACGGCACCGCGCCGGTCGCCGTGCTGGCCCGCCGCTACGGGGCGGACGTCCGGGTGGTCGACATCGCCGTGGACGCCGACCCCGCCGAGTTCCCCGAGGAGGTCGTCCGCCACCGGGTGCGCCGCGGCTCCGGCCGGGTCGACGTCGAGGACGCGCTGAGCGCGGAGGAGACCGCCCGGGCCTTCCGGGCCGGCATGGCCGTCGCCGACGAGGAGGCCGACGCCGGCACCGACCTGGTGCTGCTCGGCGACCTGGGCGTCGGCTCCACCACGGTGGCCGCGGTGCTGATCGGCGCGCTGTGCGGCACCGACGCCGCCGCCGTCACCGGCCGCGGCTCGGGCGTCGACGACCGGACCTGGATGGTCAAGTGCGCCACCGTCCGCGACGCGCTGCGCCGGGCCCGCCCGGTGCTCGGCGACCAGCTCGCGCTGCTCGCCGCGACCGGCGGCGCCGACTTCGCCGCGATCACCGGCTTCCTGCTCCAGGCCGCCGTCCGCAAGCTCCCCGTCGTCCTGGACGGGGTGGTCTCGGCGGCCTGCGCGCTGGTCGCCCAGCGGATCGCCTTCCGGGCCCCCGAGTGGTGGCGCGCCTCCGCGCTCACCGGCGAGCCCGCCCAGGCCAAGGCGTACGACCGGCTGACGCTGACGCCGCTGCACGAGGCGGGCGTCACCATGGGCGAGGGCGTCTCGGCGGTGCTGGCCCTCCCGCTGCTCCAGGCCGCGGGCGACACCCTCGCCGAGCCGGCCGCCGTCCCGAGCGCGAAGCCGCTGCCGCCGCGGGCCCCGGCCAAGCTGCCGACGGCCGCGGACCTGCTGGACCGCTACTGAGACTCCGTCAGGGCACGGGATGAACGGCGAGCACGCGGAGCCGGGGGCGAACCGGCCTCCGGTGGGTCGGCCTGCGGCGGGACGGTCTGCGGCGGGTCGGCCGGGGGCGGGCCGGGGGCGGGGGCGTCGGCGGAAGGCTGCGCGCCGCGGTCTTCCGCCCCCGCGCAGTTCCCCGCGCCCCTGACGGGGCGTGAAGCGGACGACGAACGGACCCCGCCGGAGGCCGGGCAGGCGGCCGGGGGCTCCGCGGCCTCCGGCGGCGGGCGGTTCTCCGGGGCCGGGGTCGGTGCCGGGTTGCGGTTCGCGTTCGGGACATTGACGGTGTTCCGGGTGCGGGTGGACCGGTGGGACCGGTCGGCGGGCGGGGCCGCGATGGTGCTGGCGCCGTTGGTCGGGCTGGTGGTGGGGGCGTTGGCCGGGGGCGTCGGCGCGCTGGTGGCCTGGCGGTGCGGGGCGCTGCTGGGCGGGGTGGCGGCGGTCGCGGTGGGCGCGCTGCTGACCCGGGGGCTGCACCTGGACGGGGTGGCGGACGTCGCGGACGGGCTGGGCAGCGGGAAGCCCGCCGAGGACGCGTTGCGGATCATGAAGCAGTCGGACATCGGGCCGTTCGGCGTGCTGACGCTGCTGCTGCTGATGCTGGCCCAGGTCGCGGCGCTGGCCGGGCAGTTCGGGGTCTCGCCCGGGCGCGGGGCGCTGGCCGCGGCGGTGGCCGCGACGGCGGGGCGGGCGGCGCTGGCCTGGGGATGCCTGCGTCCGGTTCCGGCCGCCCGGCCGGGCGGGCTGGGGGCGATGGTGGCGGCCACCGTGCGGCCGGCGGCGGCGGTGGCGGTGACGCTGCTGGTGGCCGGGGCG
This is a stretch of genomic DNA from Kitasatospora fiedleri. It encodes these proteins:
- a CDS encoding adenosylcobinamide-GDP ribazoletransferase, producing the protein MRVDRWDRSAGGAAMVLAPLVGLVVGALAGGVGALVAWRCGALLGGVAAVAVGALLTRGLHLDGVADVADGLGSGKPAEDALRIMKQSDIGPFGVLTLLLLMLAQVAALAGQFGVSPGRGALAAAVAATAGRAALAWGCLRPVPAARPGGLGAMVAATVRPAAAVAVTLLVAGAAAVLRWQLGVAVLLGVLAAGALLRRCVRRFGGVTGDVLGALVETAATAVLVAAALL